Below is a genomic region from Bartonella harrusi.
GACCATTTGCCGGAAGCCATGACTTTTTTATAAAGTTTTGATCTATTTTATTGAGTAATCCAGTATTTTGTTGTGCCATGTCATGAAGGCTTATTGGAGCTTGATGTTCAATATTCTGTATTTCTTGCGGAATATTTGACGTGTTGATATTGATCAAAAGTGAATTTTTATGAGCAAGTGTATGAAAATTTAAAATATTTTCCAATTTTTTTTCTATATAAGAAGCAAGTTTTCTCTTTCCTTCAAAGGTAAAACCGATACCATCGTGGGTGCGTAATCTTACGACTTTTCCATTTATATCATAACCTGAAAAAGAAAATTGCCCTTTTTCATCAATAAAACCATCCCAAACATCGATAAAATATCCTCCAGCCCTTTCTGTTTCTTGCTTGTAGAGCTCATTGAGAATTTTCATTTTTTGTGTCAAATTCTCATCTCCAAAAGCAGGTTGTCCCATCCATATCCATGGTTTTCCTGAAGTATGAAGGACTTCAGCAATTTCAAAAACTCTTTGCTTGTAGAGACTGAACCATTCTGCCTGCATTGTACTGAATATGCCATGAGACGTTGTTATTGATTGATTATCATTGGCACCAATCACCACGATAATGGCGTCAGGTCTATCATTCTCGATGAATTTGGAAATATTATTTTTCCAAGTGGTTTGATCGGTGCGGACCAAACCAGAATTTGATATTGTATGATTTACGACGATAAGATCATCCTTATCCATAAAAAGCTTTTTAAGCGCTTTAGCAACAGCAGAAGCGACAAAGTCCCCTATGACGAGAATACGTTTTGCATTTTCTTCTTTTCGCTTTTGTATTATAATCCTTTTTTGTGGTTTGTATCTCTTTTGTTCTATAATTTGTGGATGTTGTTGTGGTTTCTCTTGTTTGTTATGTTCTAACAACCACTTAAAAAAATTTGTCGCTTGACTTGGAGAGGGTTGTATAACACTCACAAAAAAGAGAGAGAAAAACAGGCAGATTAAATATATTTGGCGTAAATAAAACAATCACTTTACCCCAAATTATTGTTTTCTAACAAGAAAGAGGACTTCATGGGTTGGATATCCATTTGTCGTTAAGCCATGCTGCATTTGAAAAGCTTTCAGCGCTTTGTGAGAGGCTGCGCCGATTTTGCCATCAATTTCTCCTTTATAATAGCCAAGCGCCATTAAGCGCGATTGCAGTTCTTTGCGCTCATGAAAAGTAAGAGGTTTGAATGGCCGTTGCCAATCCTGAATGAGTCCAGGTTTTCTAGCAATACGGTTAGCAAGAAGGGCGACCGCTAAAACATAGCGATCGGCATTATTATAACGTTTAAGCACAAAGAAATTTTTTGTTACTAAGAATATAGGCCCCTTTAGCCCATCGGGATATTTTAATATTGCTTGTTCCGATGATAAAGGTAAAGGCTGTCCATTTGCGTTTTTTACGCTTAGCTTTGCCCACTGCTCAAAGGAATGCCAATCTTCAGGAAGATTTTTGCCTTTTGGCAATTTAACTTCTACGCCCCAAAGGAGGTTAGATTGCCAACCATTCATGTGGAGCAGGTTAGCAGAAGTTGCGAGGGCATCTGGAACAGAATTCCAGATATCACGTCGTCCATCCCCATCCATATCAATAGCATAAGCGAGATAACTGCTTGGAATAAATTGCGTATGCCCCATTGCTCCGGCCCAAGATCCAGTAAGTTGAGCGCGTTTAATTTCACCACGTTGGAGAATTTTCATTGCAGCAATGAGTTGCGCGCGCGCGTATTTTACACGTTTTTGGTCAGCATAGGCTAGGGTTGCGAGTGAACGAATGGTATCACACATAACAGTTTTATTTGCTAAAATTTTTCCATAATTGCTTTCCATTGACCAAATAGCGAGGAGAATATTACGGTCAACACCAAAACGTTTCTCAATTTGATGAAGCCAGTTTTTCCATTTTTGAGCTTGACGCCGCCCTTCTAAAATTGCAAAATTATGA
It encodes:
- a CDS encoding SGNH/GDSL hydrolase family protein, which translates into the protein MFYLRQIYLICLFFSLFFVSVIQPSPSQATNFFKWLLEHNKQEKPQQHPQIIEQKRYKPQKRIIIQKRKEENAKRILVIGDFVASAVAKALKKLFMDKDDLIVVNHTISNSGLVRTDQTTWKNNISKFIENDRPDAIIVVIGANDNQSITTSHGIFSTMQAEWFSLYKQRVFEIAEVLHTSGKPWIWMGQPAFGDENLTQKMKILNELYKQETERAGGYFIDVWDGFIDEKGQFSFSGYDINGKVVRLRTHDGIGFTFEGKRKLASYIEKKLENILNFHTLAHKNSLLININTSNIPQEIQNIEHQAPISLHDMAQQNTGLLNKIDQNFIKKSWLPANGHQKDRADNFSFP
- a CDS encoding lytic murein transglycosylase, with translation MQKTKPNTFFSLEKSINWKTFIIGLAALLSAFLMFFTSFLQADSGFKHWIKEFKKIAIANKISPATFDIAFKTVTVIDPNVLEKAAYQPEFVDHPWKYFDNRIHNFAILEGRRQAQKWKNWLHQIEKRFGVDRNILLAIWSMESNYGKILANKTVMCDTIRSLATLAYADQKRVKYARAQLIAAMKILQRGEIKRAQLTGSWAGAMGHTQFIPSSYLAYAIDMDGDGRRDIWNSVPDALATSANLLHMNGWQSNLLWGVEVKLPKGKNLPEDWHSFEQWAKLSVKNANGQPLPLSSEQAILKYPDGLKGPIFLVTKNFFVLKRYNNADRYVLAVALLANRIARKPGLIQDWQRPFKPLTFHERKELQSRLMALGYYKGEIDGKIGAASHKALKAFQMQHGLTTNGYPTHEVLFLVRKQ